attgatgttgcATATAACTATGTCAGACATCTCTGGTGGCAGAAGAAGATTGCAGTGGACTACTGCCATACAAAGGACATGGCTGCTGATGGGTTAACAAAGCCcctcaatggccagcagttccaaaactttgtaaggcagctccagcttgcgtaaagggattgtaggagaccatgtggcctgagtgggagtgttgagaacatacaggccgcaggacaagcatgtaggtgtgggtgtgtcatgtgatagatcacgtgactagggtttgccagcctataggctggccaacatccggacacctagcatctacctacaccaacaccggcgatactgtatgtagatacacgctatcccattgggtccttcttcgtctttggtgtgatccgccgtcttccactgctgcgcaactcgtacctgtttaacagtATAACAGGACTATTACCTAAGCTATCTTACCGGTAAAAGTTTTATAATCTATACCTTATTATATACGTgataatagtagtagtaaaagTAAGATATAAAGGAATAAAGAAGGGGTATAAAGCTTACCTTACTTATCTTAGCTTACTTTACCTAAAATAACTAGCTtacccttactatagtagtagtaataccgAGGGCCTAACGTTATTACTATAGATAGGGAGGTAGTATTACGGCTACGTAAGCAGCCCGCTTATACCCGCGCTACCGGCTTACCTAAATAGGCAAAAGACGAGGTCGTAAAGCTCGTAAGCTTTATACTAGCGGAGCCTTATCTAGGCTTACTTCGGATAAGAGACTACCCTAAGTACCGCCGTAATAGGTAGTTATAATAGAGTATACGTAATTATATAGGATTAGATTATTTACTCTAGCGTACGAGCTAAGGGGGTATATCGCGATCtaagcgtatatataggtaatagccTATTATTAAAACTTAAAGCTATATACGCTAAGAATAAGAAaactaattagttacctatagcctctttagGAGTAATACTTatctattctagatagatatatataatatataacctacttttaaaacaccctatataagcccgtataatAACTTCCTATATAAATAACGTAATATAAGGGTCTATTTACCTTTAGCCGTACTCCGAGTAAGTATAGTACTAATTTAGCTCTACTCTAGGTAATATAAACTCGTTAGGATACGTAGTACTTACTCGGAGTAGCTTAAAATAGGCGCTACGAGTAAGTATACGATATATAGGCTGATAGGCTCGGAGGCTAATAGGCTCGAAGGCTAGGCTAATAGGCTCGAAGGCTAGGCTAATAGGCTCGAAGGCTAATAGGCTCGTAGGCTAATAACCGGCTcgtaggctaggaggtaaagaGGTACTTAGGAGATACTTTAACATTTAGGCGTCCGCTACTAGGTACCTCGTTATAATTCTTACTTAACTATAGTATAAGCTTCGCCGTACCCTAGTAATCGCCGTACCCTAGTAACTTTTTATTATTAATACTATTAATATTGCTTATATCAACTTGATTCTTTTCCTAATATATTTGTAGCTATCTGATTctatattctatatagttatattATATAAAAACACGTTATATTACTAAGAGGTTAGTATTAACGCTTCGGTATAGGATTTTAGTAAAAGCCCTACTAAAGCTTTTTACGCCCGTATCGAGATTTACGCGTTTCTTACTTTCTTACTaccttactatatataacaatataCTATAAAGCCTACTATAGTGCCTATAGTCTCTTAAATTCTATATTTACGATACTATTCTAAGTAATTTAAGCTATATATCGTATATTTTAAGCGTATATAGCAATTAATATAAgctaacgtactttactaccgagcaggctacttttactaagaactatactacttctactttaattgcgacggtatcttaataggacgacatcctatagaatcgttactaggaggacaatttctctttagattcttcgctatctagcgagtctacttaatagatacgtacgttatgccccgactcgctatattgcttatagcgtcgtagccttagtactagccgaatactatctagcgactctctacttacttcctgcctcctagtatcctctagaggtattaattacgacgccttatagAAGTTcagagaccctctagactaaatatacttacgctttcgtgctttccgctatataagggcctcgttagacttccgtagcttactaatctcgcttcgtataagagctatctaatacgctatctctctactccctctctattgccctcttaaacgaccttcctctttctactacgcctgtctaaacccgtaacgacgctctcagacgtaataacacctattataaaccctgtctcgtcgaagttataggtgtcctagttaaggatactatacttctcctttatattacgtataagcaagaactacctctcgataacgtctagatcttctattagggctcgctaacgatcgtatctacgtgttatacgaacctttagctcgCGATGCCGCCTAATGAACCTGTCTGTCCAATtgagactagcgggcttgaGACCCTTCTCTTGCAGTAATGAATCGGCTATTGCTCGTACACTAGCCTTTgatagcgggaaacctctaagatccaGCTCGAGTATGTActcaagtatcaccctctcttctagctctgtaagcttcttcgaattggGCTCgcagtcaccccgaggaggtcgtctattcaatcgataccctagtgtagttcgagacgcgtcgtatacctttacagcaagtcgattcgtgattgtcgcgtcgcgtttcgtggcctggacagctaaggtcagtttggcctcgtttgaaGACAATAAACGCTGTAATGGTGGTTGCATAGCTGTATCTGTGGAAGTGGTACAGTTCTTggcaaaagtggcccgctcggtggTGTGGCCTGCTCGGTAGTGAAGCACGTTATTGGTGGTGTTGATGATAAAAAGTCACTGGGGTGCGGCGATTGCTAGGGTGCGGCGAAGCTTATGGCATAGTACCGCTACCTCGTAGTATATTTTGATCAAGCTTCAATATCGTAACCTAGCCCGGAAGCACTGGAGTTTGGCGCAACTAGAAAGCGCTAGAAATAGCGAAAAGGGTTCAAGCTAGGACATAACCTGTAATACCGTATAGCTAGCAAAACTTTTAGCGCGAAATAGAAACATGTCCTATACATACGCTCCCTCCTCTTTTCTTACTCCTATACTCTTCGAACTACTAGCGACTCTTACTCTTACCCCTATTTCCCTAGCTCAGTATCCTTCGCTACAAATTACACCCTATCTCAATGGCTTATCTCCGGTTCTTCATTGCCGCTACTATGCTTCCAGCATCCGTTTTAGGAGCAGCCGAGTACGCCGCTACATTCTCCCGCTGCCCTGGTACTACGGATGGCGTTGGCCGCACGTGGCTTCCAGGTACGTTATAGATCGACACTTTTCGTCGACCATGGAGCTAAATATCCGGCAGATGACAATCGGTGTGCGTGGCTCGCTTTCGACGCCGGGCCATACGACGTAGGCGTTCACAGCCCCAGCCAGCCGCTCATCACGTACAATAGTAAGAATGTCTTTTCTTTTCTACATATATTAGCGTACTTACGATTTCTTCTACAAGGTTACTGCTGTCTTTGGGACCATGGGATTTCAGCTTGCTACTACAACACTCGTTATCATGGTGATATCAATTCAAAGGCAGAATGCGCTCAGGATACTGCTCCTTGCGCCTTCTTTGAACGGCACCCCGGTGTTGATCATGGTACCGTCAGTTCTCAGGCCAGGGGAACATGCTGAGGTATCTACCATTTAGCCGTAGGCATCAAACATCCGAAGTCCCATTTTATACCGTTAGGTAGCCGTGTCGGTCCCCATGCAACCGCGAAGCGGGTGTTGGACAACCCAGTGATATTGGACACCTCAACGATATCAATGAGGTGTATTCAACTATCTATTGGCTATATCGTCCATACAGGCAAGCCATATTGGCATAATCTTCCGTCTCTCCACTGGATAAGCAGGTCTGTTGTATGTCCCCTTGATATAGCTCATAATCTTGCTTATCCGGTGTCTCAATTCACCTGTTCTTGCACGTGCTAGCTGGGCTTCAAGCTGCTTTACTGTGTTCTCTTCACGTTCTTGTATAGCAGCTCTTGCGTTGATAGCCTTTATGACACCTCCACGCTGAAGGTGTCGTCTCTTCGGAGTGTTGCGAGCATTACGAGCGTTCTGGCGGACCGTGGTGTTGTTCAATTTAGCTACTGCTTCGGCGCCCTTAACGATAGCAATCTAGGCTCTACGGAAGAGTGGCTCCAGTCGCTGCTTAATAGACTCATCTATCAATGGATCAGCTATAAGCGCAGCAGTGTATCGACCGAAGGTCCTCGCTGTTGTTGGAAGCTGCTTATCGTTGACAATCGGCTCCGGTGTTGAGACTCGTTTATTCGATCGAAGAGCAGCTAGGTCTTGCCTTGCACGAGCCAATATTGGCTCCGGATTGAAGGGGTAGATACCACACTTCTCGAAGCCGCTTATAATGGTTGTTGGCTTCATTGCTTGCCTTCTGAAGGCCTCGAAGTCATGCAAGAACTCGAGCTTGTTGTAGTCGCTACAACTATAGCGAGAACCTGAATCCACAGCCTCTGCGTACCAGTGCTTGGACCACATCTAAGGGCTGTAGAAAGTGTGTTGTATGGGCTGGTAGTGCAAAGGGGATCATCAGATGCTCGTCACAATATTCAATGAATTCAATCGTGAAGTGAGAGCCGTACCTATCCATCAACAGCAGCCTGTATGCACCTCGCTATGTCTTCGCAGAGTGCTCGTTAAAATGTCGCAGCCATTCTAGTGTAAGCAGGTCATTCGTGTATCCAGAATCACTAACACCTACAACCGTGTCGTCTTCAAGGTGTTGGTACCACGTATTCAGGTGCATCTTCCCTATCAAGATGAGGAAGGCTGGAATCACATGCCCAGCTGCTAAGACAGCAACAACATCCGTACAGCTCTTACGGTTGTTGGCAGTAGGAAGTTCTTCCTCTTCGGATATTGCGTAAGAACGTACTGGTTCTTCGCAACACCAATGCGGAAGCTAGTCTCGTCCATATTCTACATGTCCTTAGGCAATATGCTATGCTCTTGACAGGTCTCCCACAGCTTGCTGTACCACCATTCAAGGTCACTAATATCCCATGCCGCTGCTCTTGCTGCTTCCAATGGTTGTTGCTTCACCTTCTTCTATTCTGGATGTCGATTAAGCCATCGTTGTGGCCACTTCGAGCTCACAATTGGAGGTGATCTAGGTCCAGTATAGTATCGCTTAAGGATCGAATTTGCGCTGATCTGGACTATCCGGAGTCGCGCGGATACGCCTATCTTGTCACACCTCCTTAAGTAGGTTGCAAGAACAGCTTCTTGATCGTCTGTCAACACCGTGTGCGTACGCGGCCGTGTGCTGCGTGAGTTGTGACCGAGAAGTCGTCTTCTGAAGCGTTGGTAATCGACACCCCAGTTGGCGGCTACCTGCTT
Above is a window of Fulvia fulva chromosome 6, complete sequence DNA encoding:
- a CDS encoding Ecp15, whose product is MAYLRFFIAATMLPASVLGAAEYAATFSRCPGTTDGVGRTWLPDDNRCAWLAFDAGPYDVGVHSPSQPLITYNSYCCLWDHGISACYYNTRYHGDINSKAECAQDTAPCAFFERHPGVDHGTVSSQARGTC